In one window of Juglans regia cultivar Chandler chromosome 3, Walnut 2.0, whole genome shotgun sequence DNA:
- the LOC109021622 gene encoding laccase-4-like, translating to MDFWVVRILALLVVCLFPALIECRVRHYKFNVVTRNTTRLCSSKPIVTVNGQFPGPTLYAREDDNVLVKVVNHVQYNVSIHWHGVRQLRTGWSDGPAFITQCPIQPGQSYVYNFTITGQRGTLLWHAHILWLRATVHGALVILPKRGVPYPFPKPHKEVVVILAEWWKSDTEAVINEALKSGLAPNVSDAHTINGHSGPVANCSSQGGFRLPVESGKTYLLRIINAALNEELFFKIAGHQLTIVEVDATYVKPVKLDTIVIAPGQTTNALITADQNSGKYLVAASPFMDSPIAVDNLTATATLHYSGTLANAPTTLTIPPPQNATAVANNFITSLRSLNSKKYPAQVPLTIDHKLLFTVSLGINPCPTCKAGNGSRAVASVNNVTFVMPTTALLQAHYFNISGVFTTDFPGNPPNVFNYTGSGPSNIQTNNGTKAYRLSYNSTVELVLQDTGIIAPENHPVHLHGFNFFAVGRGLGNYNPNTDPQNFNLVDPVERNTIGVPSGGWVAIRFLADNPGVWFMHCHLEVHTTWGLKMAFLVDNGIGPSQSLVPPPSDLPQC from the exons GTGGTGACTAGGAATACCACCAGACTATGTTCATCCAAGCCCATTGTCACAGTGAATGGACAGTTCCCAGGACCCACCCTTTATGCTAGGGAAGATGACAATGTGCTTGTGAAGGTCGTCAACCATGTCCAATACAATGTTTCCATTCACTG GCATGGGGTTAGGCAACTCCGAACGGGTTGGTCAGATGGGCCAGCATTCATTACTCAATGCCCTATCCAGCCAGGGCAAAGCTATGTGTACAATTTTACTATCACAGGCCAAAGAGGCACACTTCTTTGGCATGCACATATTCTCTGGCTAAGGGCGACAGTCCACGGTGCCTTGGTCATCTTGCCTAAGCGTGGCGTGCCATATCCCTTCCCAAAACCCCACAAGGAAGTCGTTGTTATATTAG CTGAATGGTGGAAATCAGACACTGAAGCTGTGATCAATGAAGCTCTAAAGAGTGGATTAGCACCAAATGTCTCAGATGCACATACCATTAATGGTCATTCAGGGCCAGTAGCCAATTGTTCCTCACAGG GTGGGTTCAGATTGCCAGTCGAAAGTGGTAAGACCTACTTGCTACGTATAATCAACGCTGCGCTCAATGAAGAGCTGTTCTTCAAGATTGCTGGGCACCAACTCACCATAGTGGAAGTGGATGCTACGTATGTGAAACCAGTGAAACTTGACACAATAGTGATTGCCCCTGGCCAAACCACTAATGCCCTCATAACAGCTGATCAAAACTCTGGCAAGTATTTGGTAGCTGCCTCTCCATTCATGGACTCCCCCATTGCTGTGGATAACCTCACTGCAACAGCCACTTTGCATTATTCAGGCACACTTGCTAATGCCCCCACAACTCTAACTATTCCACCTCCACAAAATGCCACTGCAGTTGCAAACAATTTCATAACCTCCTTACGAAGTCTTAATTCGAAAAAATACCCTGCTCAGGTCCCATTAACAATTGATCATAAACTGTTGTTCACTGTCAGTTTGGGGATCAACCCTTGTCCAACATGCAAAGCCGGGAACGGAAGTAGGGCAGTGGCTAGTGTCAACAATGTCACATTTGTTATGCCTACCACTGCTCTACTTCAAGCACATTACTTCAACATTTCTGGGGTGTTCACTACAGATTTTCCTGGTAACCCACCAAATGTATTCAACTATACCGGCTCTGGACCATCGAATATACAGACCAATAATGGCACTAAGGCTTATAGGCTGTCTTACAATTCTACGGTTGAACTTGTTCTACAAGACACTGGGATCATTGCCCCTGAGAACCATCCAGTCCATCTTCATGGCTTTAATTTCTTTGCCGTTGGTAGGGGACTTGGGAATTACAACCCAAACACAGATCCACAAAATTTTAACCTTGTTGATCCTGTGGAGAGGAACACAATTGGTGTACCATCTGGTGGATGGGTAGCAATCAGATTTCTCGCAGACAATCCAG GAGTTTGGTTCATGCATTGTCATCTGGAAGTGCACACAACATGGGGGCTTAAGATGGCATTCTTGGTGGACAATGGCATAGGACCTAGTCAGTCACTTGTACCTCCTCCAAGTGATCTTCCACAATGCTAA